One Fibrobacter sp. UWH4 genomic region harbors:
- a CDS encoding biopolymer transporter ExbD gives MARKTRKFSEDVPFSLTSMMDMMTIILVFMIKNLDAEGQLLTQAENLILPVSTSKVQPKEVALTVVVDNNYVVVDNAKIVPTEDVLKQEDLLVTKVDSVLKERRATEQEHALKMGLPADEAGNIVVQIDKNIPYDAMYKVMATCGFSGYTHIAFAVMQKNGGEE, from the coding sequence ATGGCTAGAAAGACTCGTAAATTTAGCGAAGACGTACCTTTCTCCTTGACGTCCATGATGGACATGATGACCATCATTCTGGTGTTCATGATCAAGAACTTGGACGCTGAAGGTCAGCTTTTGACCCAGGCCGAAAACCTCATCCTTCCGGTGTCTACCTCCAAGGTGCAGCCGAAGGAAGTGGCTCTGACGGTCGTGGTCGATAACAACTATGTCGTGGTCGATAATGCCAAGATCGTTCCGACCGAAGACGTCTTGAAGCAAGAAGATCTTCTTGTGACCAAGGTGGACTCCGTTCTTAAGGAACGCCGCGCGACGGAACAGGAACACGCCCTCAAGATGGGTCTTCCTGCTGACGAAGCCGGTAACATCGTTGTGCAGATCGACAAGAACATCCCTTACGATGCAATGTATAAGGTCATGGCCACCTGTGGCTTCTCTGGCTACACGCACATTGCATTCGCCGTGATGCAGAAGAACGGCGGGGAGGAATAA
- a CDS encoding ComF family protein — MKFIRNVENFVFGAECLGCGQASGYLDPWLCPDCAEKLNRESKAVVSPGPDAYSLFPMRPLTRRLVHALKYKGISGVATYLVRHSSVVGGTMGAELALLPRPLHFVPVPLHRARFRERGYNQAEMIASALAVVTGGKVCKWLRRRSFVVSQTKLSKEERERNVAFAFEARLPRNLPGRGTVVVVDDVFTTGATTAACLDAFGRDFPLPLKVCTLLYDEPASVVADYAEDCQMEWDV, encoded by the coding sequence GTGAAATTCATTCGGAATGTGGAAAATTTTGTGTTCGGCGCGGAATGCCTTGGCTGCGGCCAGGCGTCGGGATATCTGGATCCGTGGCTGTGTCCCGATTGTGCCGAAAAGCTGAATCGCGAATCCAAGGCGGTCGTATCCCCTGGACCCGATGCGTATAGCCTCTTCCCGATGCGGCCCCTGACGCGCCGTCTGGTGCATGCGCTCAAGTACAAGGGAATATCGGGGGTGGCGACCTACCTGGTTCGACATTCGTCGGTTGTCGGCGGGACGATGGGGGCGGAACTGGCCCTTTTGCCGAGGCCGCTCCACTTTGTTCCCGTGCCACTGCATAGGGCGAGATTCAGGGAACGCGGCTACAACCAGGCCGAGATGATCGCTTCGGCGCTCGCCGTGGTGACGGGAGGCAAGGTATGCAAGTGGCTTCGCCGTAGGAGCTTCGTGGTTTCGCAGACCAAGTTGTCGAAAGAGGAGCGCGAGCGCAATGTGGCGTTTGCATTCGAGGCGCGGCTCCCGCGGAATTTGCCCGGACGGGGAACTGTGGTGGTGGTCGACGACGTGTTTACGACGGGGGCGACGACGGCGGCCTGCCTTGACGCTTTCGGACGGGATTTCCCCTTGCCGCTCAAGGTCTGTACATTGTTGTACGACGAGCCTGCGTCGGTCGTGGCGGACTATGCGGAGGACTGCCAGATGGAATGGGATGTTTGA
- a CDS encoding HD domain-containing phosphohydrolase yields the protein MPKIAAERKMDNLLVLMADLGRSIVSADRCSLWLIDEDSGELWTKVAHGVSELRIPRDAGFVGYSVRTAEPLLIEDAYKDPRFDHRSDEKTHYRTTSVMTVPLLNSMGRVMGVFQAINKQGDAAVFSTQDLERLALTAVYSAKTVESAMLNAELEATQREIIHILGEVSEYRSQETGDHIQRVAEISYMLAKFLKMPAEEVERIRLAAPMHDLGKVGIPDAILNKPGRFTDDEYAVMKTHSEIGYKMLSNSKRKLLRFAASIARSHHERWDGKGYPFGLAGEAIPLAGRICAVADVLDALSSPRCYKQPWPEEKVKAEFQKQRGGQFQPELVDVLIDHWDEIYGLYRH from the coding sequence ATGCCCAAGATTGCAGCCGAACGCAAGATGGACAACTTGCTGGTGCTGATGGCCGATTTGGGACGATCCATTGTGTCGGCTGATCGCTGCTCCCTGTGGCTGATCGATGAAGACAGTGGCGAGCTGTGGACCAAGGTGGCCCATGGCGTAAGCGAACTCCGTATTCCGCGCGATGCAGGTTTTGTCGGTTATTCCGTGAGGACGGCGGAACCCCTCTTGATCGAGGACGCTTACAAGGATCCCAGGTTTGATCACCGTAGCGACGAAAAGACGCATTACCGTACGACATCCGTGATGACTGTGCCCCTGCTGAATTCCATGGGGCGCGTGATGGGTGTGTTCCAGGCTATCAACAAGCAGGGCGATGCGGCGGTATTTTCGACGCAGGACCTGGAACGCCTGGCGCTCACTGCCGTGTATTCTGCGAAGACGGTCGAATCGGCGATGCTGAATGCCGAACTGGAAGCGACCCAGCGGGAAATTATCCATATCTTGGGTGAAGTTTCCGAATACCGTAGTCAGGAGACGGGCGACCACATCCAGCGCGTTGCCGAAATTTCCTACATGTTGGCGAAGTTCTTGAAGATGCCTGCCGAAGAAGTGGAACGCATCCGTCTGGCGGCTCCGATGCACGACCTGGGCAAGGTGGGCATTCCCGACGCGATCCTCAACAAGCCGGGGCGCTTTACCGACGACGAATACGCCGTCATGAAGACTCACTCCGAAATCGGCTACAAGATGCTCAGCAATTCCAAGCGCAAATTGCTTCGCTTTGCGGCCTCCATTGCGCGTTCGCACCATGAGCGTTGGGACGGCAAGGGGTATCCGTTCGGTCTTGCGGGCGAGGCAATTCCCCTGGCGGGTCGCATCTGTGCCGTGGCGGATGTCCTGGACGCCTTGTCGAGTCCCCGTTGCTACAAGCAGCCTTGGCCTGAAGAAAAAGTCAAGGCTGAATTCCAGAAACAGCGCGGCGGACAGTTCCAACCGGAACTGGTGGACGTGCTCATCGACCACTGGGACGAAATTTACGGACTCTATCGTCATTAA
- the mrdA gene encoding penicillin-binding protein 2: MLKGMSENEVLQNRNWNVLIYMAGVVILFAILLMRLFSLQYTHYDENLQRSENNRIRKVVLVAERGYIYDRNGEVLVRNRPSYQIALMSMNMPRKKADRDSLFNRLLRIKDVSGERLFDSLSLDTAFQRSRWIKNRPIRMLEDASAEQVAVIEERSEELPGVVTVIESRRDYPYGTLASHALGYTSEISEEQLKLPEYDGYTQGDRIGQKGLEQFYDKEFRGKNGMKLVEVNASGREVGTVDGVDGNAPVPGLRLVSTIDLRLQKVAEEAIPDLAKGALVAIDPRNGEILAMVSSPRLDPNIFSLKKRERNKGWAHVALDSMRPLTNRAISGTYPPASIFKLVTAGAGLENGILTENKYYPKPCTGGYQYGARYQKCWGTHGNLNVVNAIRLSCDVFFYQAGLDIDMTRINEFGRRFGLGEKPLGIDIPGEKAGWLPDSASFNQRNKRLGWRWARGLILNLSIGQGQIVTPLQQATLIGSLATGKGVYRPHFMKELRDSQGNVVRRYEPEIVRPGNMKEYTHRILLAAMDSVVNHPGGTGKRGALPNVRVGAKTGSGEWKKGEKTHAWYAAVAPLYDPEIAVAVIMEAAGGGGAVSGPIAKKVMQAYFENKEKDEEGEK, translated from the coding sequence ATGCTTAAGGGAATGTCTGAAAACGAGGTCCTGCAGAACAGGAACTGGAACGTGCTCATCTACATGGCGGGAGTTGTAATTCTGTTTGCAATCCTCCTGATGCGCCTGTTCTCGTTACAGTATACCCATTACGACGAAAACCTGCAACGCTCGGAAAACAACCGAATCCGCAAGGTGGTGCTTGTGGCCGAACGCGGCTATATTTACGACCGCAACGGCGAGGTACTGGTTCGCAACCGACCTTCTTACCAGATTGCCCTGATGTCGATGAACATGCCGCGCAAGAAGGCGGATCGTGATTCGCTGTTCAATCGGTTGCTCCGGATCAAGGATGTATCGGGAGAAAGGCTTTTTGATTCCCTGTCGCTGGATACGGCCTTTCAGCGTTCCCGCTGGATAAAGAACCGGCCGATTCGTATGCTGGAAGACGCTTCGGCGGAACAGGTGGCGGTAATCGAGGAACGTTCCGAAGAATTGCCGGGCGTGGTAACGGTTATCGAGTCTCGTCGCGACTACCCCTACGGAACGCTTGCCTCGCATGCGCTAGGCTATACCAGCGAAATTTCGGAAGAGCAGCTGAAGTTGCCTGAATACGACGGTTATACGCAAGGTGACCGCATTGGCCAGAAGGGGCTGGAACAATTCTACGACAAGGAATTCCGCGGGAAGAACGGGATGAAGCTCGTGGAAGTGAACGCCTCGGGACGCGAGGTGGGAACGGTGGACGGCGTGGATGGAAACGCCCCGGTTCCTGGACTTCGCCTGGTTTCGACGATTGACCTTCGCTTGCAGAAGGTGGCCGAGGAGGCCATTCCCGATTTGGCGAAGGGGGCGCTCGTGGCGATTGACCCGCGAAACGGGGAAATCCTTGCGATGGTCTCTTCGCCGCGCCTGGACCCGAATATATTTTCTCTCAAGAAACGTGAACGCAACAAGGGCTGGGCGCACGTGGCGCTGGATTCGATGCGTCCGCTTACGAACCGAGCCATTTCGGGAACTTATCCGCCGGCATCTATTTTTAAACTGGTGACGGCGGGCGCTGGCCTCGAGAACGGAATCCTTACGGAAAACAAGTATTACCCGAAGCCCTGTACGGGTGGCTACCAGTACGGGGCGCGCTACCAGAAGTGCTGGGGAACGCACGGCAACTTGAACGTGGTGAATGCGATTCGCCTGAGTTGCGACGTGTTCTTCTACCAGGCGGGACTCGATATCGACATGACTCGCATCAATGAGTTCGGCCGTCGCTTCGGCCTGGGCGAAAAACCGCTCGGGATCGATATCCCTGGCGAAAAGGCGGGGTGGCTCCCCGATTCGGCTTCGTTTAACCAGAGAAACAAGCGTCTGGGATGGCGCTGGGCCCGCGGCCTTATCCTGAATCTGTCGATCGGCCAGGGACAGATCGTGACCCCGTTGCAGCAGGCGACCCTTATCGGTTCGCTTGCCACGGGAAAGGGCGTTTATAGGCCGCACTTCATGAAGGAGCTGCGTGACAGCCAGGGAAATGTCGTGCGCCGTTACGAACCTGAAATTGTGCGTCCGGGAAACATGAAGGAATATACGCACCGCATCTTGCTTGCGGCGATGGACTCGGTGGTGAACCATCCGGGCGGAACGGGAAAGCGCGGCGCTCTCCCGAATGTGCGCGTGGGCGCGAAGACGGGTTCCGGCGAATGGAAGAAGGGTGAAAAGACGCACGCGTGGTATGCGGCGGTAGCGCCGCTCTATGACCCCGAAATCGCCGTGGCGGTAATCATGGAAGCGGCGGGCGGCGGCGGTGCCGTATCGGGACCTATTGCGAAAAAGGTGATGCAGGCCTACTTCGAGAACAAGGAAAAGGATGAGGAGGGCGAAAAGTGA
- a CDS encoding rod shape-determining protein, producing the protein MFGLFSCDIGIDLGTANTLVHVAGQGIVINEPTVIAVDSKNNRVSAIGFEAKKMLGRTPGESRAVRPMRDGVIADFELVETLLQTFIKRVQKYPLWMVKPRVVVGVPSGITEVEKRAVIDAAKQAGAKEVHLVHEPMAAAIGMGIPVEDPVGNMVVDIGGGTSDIAVIALNGTVCNASVRVGGDEMDEAIVRYLRTMYNLCVGESTAEQIKIQIGSASPLEEELSMEVKGHDFIAGMPRTMTINSAEIREALNEPVTAIIEAVKQALSITPPELSADIYDKGIIMTGGGSQLRGFDERIRKETGLSVNVIDEALTCVCKGAARVLEDLDKYRPVLIASSN; encoded by the coding sequence TTGTTCGGCCTCTTTTCTTGCGATATCGGGATTGACCTTGGCACGGCGAATACGTTGGTTCATGTGGCGGGTCAGGGAATTGTCATCAACGAACCTACGGTGATTGCTGTGGACAGCAAGAACAACCGTGTCTCCGCTATCGGTTTCGAGGCGAAGAAGATGCTTGGCCGCACACCCGGCGAAAGCCGCGCGGTACGCCCGATGCGCGACGGCGTGATTGCCGATTTCGAACTGGTCGAGACTCTTTTGCAGACCTTTATCAAGCGCGTGCAGAAGTACCCACTGTGGATGGTGAAACCCCGTGTAGTGGTGGGTGTTCCGTCCGGAATTACCGAAGTGGAAAAGCGCGCCGTGATCGATGCCGCGAAGCAGGCCGGTGCCAAGGAAGTCCACCTGGTGCACGAACCGATGGCTGCCGCGATTGGCATGGGCATTCCTGTCGAAGACCCTGTGGGTAATATGGTCGTGGATATTGGCGGCGGTACGTCTGACATCGCCGTAATCGCCTTGAACGGAACTGTCTGCAACGCCTCTGTGCGCGTGGGCGGCGACGAAATGGACGAGGCGATTGTGCGTTACCTGCGCACGATGTACAACCTCTGCGTGGGTGAAAGCACCGCCGAGCAGATCAAGATCCAGATCGGTTCTGCAAGCCCGCTCGAAGAAGAACTGAGCATGGAAGTGAAGGGCCACGACTTTATTGCCGGAATGCCCCGTACCATGACCATCAACAGTGCCGAAATCCGCGAAGCCCTGAACGAGCCGGTGACCGCCATTATCGAAGCGGTGAAGCAGGCCTTGAGCATTACGCCTCCGGAACTTTCTGCCGATATTTACGACAAGGGCATCATCATGACGGGTGGCGGTTCTCAGCTGCGCGGTTTCGATGAACGCATCCGCAAGGAAACGGGACTCTCGGTGAACGTGATCGACGAAGCGCTGACTTGCGTCTGTAAGGGTGCTGCTCGCGTCCTGGAAGACCTTGACAAGTATCGTCCTGTTCTGATTGCATCTTCGAACTAA
- a CDS encoding AgmX/PglI C-terminal domain-containing protein, producing the protein MAKKNTPAVDPLVASLMPESDKKMGAIAGISLVVALAICLWASMYEQVVDEVVFDDSAAADLTASMTIDEKKEEKKEEKKKEEPKKPRKKAGGGGKPRGKGQPNAPQTRGVLKLLTAQTKNASAGAYDLMKNQKFSKDIDKVLKDVAGLQTTGKTVLGGRRGKADGGFNEGYAEGGSGGIGDGLAGLLGGGGGGIATKAKGSIKTPSERDIDMGAGGGSRSAADIMKVVRQRTPGLRHIYNKFLKKKPGFQGKVTLKFTIAPGGEIISISIASSTTGYGEFDGEIKNAVSRWKFSKVKSGNTTVTIPFTFSE; encoded by the coding sequence ATGGCTAAAAAGAATACTCCCGCAGTAGATCCGTTAGTAGCGTCCCTGATGCCGGAATCCGACAAGAAGATGGGTGCTATCGCCGGTATCTCTTTAGTCGTTGCTTTGGCTATCTGCCTTTGGGCTTCCATGTACGAACAGGTTGTGGACGAAGTCGTGTTCGACGACTCTGCCGCTGCCGACTTGACCGCTTCTATGACCATCGATGAAAAGAAGGAAGAGAAGAAGGAAGAGAAGAAGAAGGAAGAGCCCAAGAAGCCTCGTAAGAAGGCTGGTGGTGGCGGCAAGCCGCGTGGTAAGGGTCAGCCCAACGCTCCCCAGACTCGTGGCGTGCTTAAGCTCCTGACCGCTCAGACCAAGAATGCCTCTGCCGGTGCCTACGACCTCATGAAGAACCAGAAGTTCTCCAAGGATATCGACAAGGTGCTGAAGGACGTGGCTGGTCTCCAGACGACGGGTAAGACCGTTCTCGGTGGCCGTCGCGGTAAGGCTGACGGTGGCTTTAACGAAGGTTACGCCGAAGGTGGTTCCGGTGGTATCGGTGACGGTCTCGCTGGCCTTCTCGGCGGTGGTGGCGGTGGTATCGCTACCAAGGCCAAGGGCTCTATCAAGACCCCGTCTGAACGCGATATCGACATGGGTGCCGGTGGTGGATCTCGTTCCGCTGCGGACATCATGAAGGTTGTGCGTCAGCGTACTCCTGGTCTCCGCCACATCTACAACAAGTTCCTGAAGAAGAAACCGGGATTCCAGGGTAAGGTTACCCTGAAGTTCACGATCGCTCCGGGTGGCGAAATCATCAGCATTTCCATTGCTTCTTCTACGACCGGTTACGGCGAATTTGACGGCGAAATCAAGAACGCTGTGAGCCGCTGGAAGTTCAGCAAGGTGAAGTCTGGTAACACCACTGTTACGATCCCGTTCACCTTCTCCGAATAA
- the mreD gene encoding rod shape-determining protein MreD gives MSNLKWLKVLILFVIVFALQMTVADWLSFFDIGPDFVIIFIVAVAIRMGPAAGCFWGFVAGFTQDVYAPVEWLGAHSISMTVLGFAVGQLEERFLSLNLPAKVGVLGLGFFVCDMIYFLVTGLGKDVVTNLFLTKTLPECLYTMLIGGIFFYLDIGKKKKKHA, from the coding sequence ATGAGTAACTTGAAGTGGCTCAAGGTTCTTATTTTGTTCGTGATCGTCTTTGCGTTGCAGATGACGGTTGCGGACTGGCTGAGTTTTTTTGACATCGGTCCTGATTTCGTAATTATCTTTATTGTGGCGGTTGCCATCAGGATGGGCCCTGCTGCGGGTTGCTTCTGGGGCTTTGTCGCGGGTTTTACGCAGGACGTGTACGCGCCCGTGGAGTGGCTGGGCGCTCATTCCATTTCAATGACGGTGCTCGGTTTTGCCGTGGGGCAACTTGAAGAAAGGTTCCTTTCGCTGAACCTGCCTGCAAAGGTGGGGGTTCTCGGACTCGGCTTTTTTGTCTGCGATATGATTTATTTCTTGGTGACCGGTCTTGGCAAGGATGTCGTGACCAACCTGTTTTTGACCAAGACCCTGCCCGAATGCCTTTATACCATGCTGATTGGCGGAATATTCTTCTACCTGGATATAGGGAAGAAAAAGAAGAAGCATGCTTAA
- the mreC gene encoding rod shape-determining protein MreC, with amino-acid sequence MFRAFRFIVDLFSQRHGIVAFVFFLVLGLLMRQSPEPVRESIVTTALSTIYYPAQRIVSAVGHYKSIALENEQLKEENARLRQETYHAREGLQELARLHTLVRFDDKWDYPIVTSRVVGHNPGRFLTTMVINRGTEHGVHENMPVFSMNGLVGKVSKATLNHSRVQLLVDPNLKLSVMDRKTRVVGFLESMDGVRLTAMVPTHAGIRPGDTLITSGLGGIFPKGIPVGTVKDVRKSDLDVMRQMDVEPFQDFTTLEEVFVMEKEPDWIVKELLDE; translated from the coding sequence ATGTTTAGGGCTTTCCGCTTTATAGTCGACTTGTTTTCGCAAAGGCACGGTATCGTAGCCTTTGTCTTTTTCTTGGTGCTTGGTCTTTTGATGCGGCAGTCGCCGGAACCGGTGCGCGAAAGCATCGTTACGACGGCTCTATCCACGATATATTATCCTGCCCAGAGGATTGTCTCGGCGGTAGGACATTACAAGTCGATTGCGCTTGAAAACGAGCAACTGAAAGAGGAAAATGCGCGCCTGAGGCAAGAAACGTACCATGCTCGCGAAGGCTTGCAGGAACTCGCCCGACTGCATACGCTGGTCCGGTTTGATGACAAGTGGGATTATCCGATTGTGACGTCCCGCGTGGTGGGGCATAACCCGGGAAGGTTCCTTACGACGATGGTCATCAACCGCGGTACGGAACACGGGGTGCACGAGAATATGCCCGTATTTTCGATGAACGGCCTTGTCGGTAAGGTGTCCAAGGCGACGCTGAACCATTCGCGCGTTCAGCTCCTGGTCGATCCCAACCTTAAGTTGTCTGTAATGGACCGCAAGACCCGCGTGGTGGGCTTCCTGGAATCGATGGATGGAGTCCGCTTGACGGCGATGGTTCCGACCCATGCAGGGATTCGTCCGGGCGATACCCTGATTACGTCTGGACTTGGCGGAATTTTCCCGAAGGGAATCCCGGTGGGAACGGTGAAGGATGTCCGTAAGTCCGATTTGGACGTGATGCGTCAGATGGATGTTGAACCTTTCCAGGACTTTACGACTTTGGAAGAAGTCTTTGTCATGGAAAAGGAACCTGACTGGATTGTGAAGGAGCTGCTCGATGAGTAA
- the rodA gene encoding rod shape-determining protein RodA gives MISGRFLDQSLKFDWLFILLTAALMCCGVTLVYSATIAEDISVFEMFWFKQIVYFVFGSFFAVALVFVRIDWLKRAALPLYCISLILLCVVLFIAGDVVKGAGRWIDLGIFKLQPSEFAKIAYLLTISYWLSKHPVSLFKMKTFVVPFMLFIVPFALVLKQPDLSTALVFIAVTMVGFFFAGLTLTDMFLIVSPVLSVLFSHSQAIGFEVLWGLLICVVVFALVRRRLPKVLTGIILLANILAGYASSMAWNMLEPHQQKRVNTFLDPMSDPLGDGYQVLQSLTAIGSGGLTGKGFGNGTQTNLAFLPEEHTDFIFSVLGEQFGFAGCAFVLCLYALFLWRATSICKQSSDSFVTLMVMGASTIFLFHILVNIAMTIGLMPVTGLPLPFLSYGGSFALTCMVLVGFLLCLRYQARRR, from the coding sequence GTGATCTCCGGACGATTCCTGGACCAGTCGCTGAAATTCGACTGGCTGTTCATCTTGCTTACGGCGGCGCTTATGTGCTGCGGCGTGACGCTCGTGTATTCAGCGACCATCGCCGAGGATATTTCCGTTTTTGAAATGTTCTGGTTCAAGCAGATCGTCTACTTCGTGTTCGGTAGCTTTTTTGCGGTTGCGCTAGTCTTTGTAAGGATTGACTGGTTGAAAAGGGCTGCGTTGCCGTTGTATTGTATCTCGCTTATCTTGCTTTGCGTGGTCCTGTTCATTGCGGGCGATGTCGTGAAGGGGGCGGGCCGCTGGATTGACCTCGGCATTTTCAAGCTGCAACCGTCCGAGTTCGCAAAGATCGCCTACCTGCTGACGATTTCCTACTGGCTTTCGAAACATCCCGTTAGCTTGTTCAAGATGAAGACTTTCGTGGTCCCTTTCATGCTGTTTATCGTACCTTTCGCGTTGGTCCTTAAGCAACCCGATCTGAGTACGGCGTTGGTCTTTATTGCGGTCACGATGGTGGGGTTCTTCTTTGCGGGGCTCACGCTGACGGATATGTTCCTGATCGTGAGTCCGGTGCTTTCGGTGCTGTTCTCGCATTCGCAGGCGATTGGCTTCGAGGTTCTGTGGGGGCTCCTGATTTGCGTCGTGGTGTTCGCCCTGGTGCGTAGAAGGCTTCCGAAGGTGCTGACGGGAATTATTCTGCTGGCAAATATCCTGGCGGGGTATGCGAGCAGCATGGCGTGGAATATGCTGGAACCGCACCAGCAGAAACGCGTGAACACCTTCCTGGATCCGATGAGTGACCCGTTGGGGGATGGCTATCAGGTGCTGCAGTCGCTGACGGCGATCGGTTCGGGAGGCCTGACCGGTAAAGGTTTTGGCAACGGAACGCAGACGAATCTCGCCTTTTTGCCCGAGGAACATACGGACTTTATTTTCAGCGTGCTGGGTGAACAGTTCGGCTTTGCCGGATGCGCCTTTGTCCTGTGCCTGTACGCGCTGTTCCTGTGGCGTGCGACCTCCATTTGCAAGCAGTCTTCGGATTCGTTCGTGACGCTCATGGTCATGGGCGCGTCTACGATTTTCCTGTTCCATATCCTGGTGAACATCGCGATGACTATCGGACTTATGCCCGTGACGGGACTTCCGCTCCCGTTCCTGTCGTATGGCGGCTCTTTTGCGTTGACTTGCATGGTGCTGGTCGGATTTTTGCTGTGCCTGCGTTACCAGGCGCGCCGTCGGTAA